Genomic DNA from Spirochaetota bacterium:
TTTAATGCACTTGCACACTGTAAAAAAATATTACAGGGCAATTTTGTTCAGGCAAATACCCAAAAGCTTCCATTTGGCGATAGTTCATTTGATATAGTTGTTGCTTGGGGATCACTCCATTACACAACAAAAGACAGGTTACCTGAGATGTTACATGAAATTAAACGAATACTTTACCCTGCAGGAGTTTTTTTTGGAACACTGCGCAGTATTAATGATACCTATATAATAAGAGGCAGGCACCTTGGCGATAATACCTGGGAAACAACCCTACCCGATATCAATGGCGCAGTAGTTTCGCTATTTTCATTTGATGAAGTTAAAACATATTTGCAAATTTTTAATGAGTGTCATATTGGTTTGATGGAAAGGACAGTTATTGATGACCTTGACAAAACATTATCTCACTGGTATTTTTACGCTACAGTATGAAACCAACATTTCAATTTGATCACGAATTGGAAACGTGCCCTCTATGTAAAAGTAAAAAAATATTTTTTTTATATGCGATAGTTCACACAATACCGCCCTTTACGGTATATCAGTGTAATGCCTGTAATTTCATCTTTATGAATCCACAACTTGCCAAAGAGAGTGAACTGGCATTATATGATGAAGGATACTATACCGGGGAAGCTGATTATACATACTATGATGAAAGAAATACTGAACATTATGCTCGGTATGTATGGAATGCACGATTAAAAACTATAAGAAAATATGTTAAATCAGGGAATTTACTGGATGTAGGATGTTCATTTGGGGGATTTTTACAGGTTGCTTCTCAATACTTTAGGGTTTATGGAATTGAACCGTCACTATATGCTGGCAAATATGCACAACAACGCTTTGGCAATGATATAATTCATGTAGGGACATTATTTGACCATCCCTTTAAGCAAAATAGCTTTTCAGTAATCACCTTGATTGAAGTTTTAGAACACATACGAAATCCTCATGAAGCTTTAACAGAATGTTACCGTTTGTGTACCGATAATGGATTACTGGTGATACAGACAGCAAATATGGATGGCTTACAGGCAAAATTACAGAAGCAAAAGTATGGATATTTTTTACCCGGGCATTTTTCATATTTTACCAAACAAAACCTTGCTGAAACATTAACACGCATTGGTTTTAGAAAAGTTATGGTTTTTCAACCTGTTGATTTTGGATTATTGCCAAAATTGCTTAAATCCCGTATGAATTTTAAGACAATAACTGATTATAAAAGCTGGCTACGAATTGCAATATATCATTATATAAGTAAAATACATCTTGGAAACTTTGCACTTACCAGTTCAATGGTTGTTTATGCATTCAAATAATTCATGAAATTAACTTACATATTTTACTGTTAAAATAATATCATTAATTATACCTAAACGTGGAAATTTTGACAAAATATAAAATAGTATACACCCCGCCACCTTCGGCGGCAGGGTGTATACTATATTCTTTATGAAATTTTTTAAAGAATTATTCCTGAAATAATATCTATATATATCGAAATCGATAAAAATATTAAAATATTCTTGACTTTTTAACAATAGTGAATTGAAAATTTCTTTGTTTAAAATATTCTTTAAAAATTTTAAAAGGAGTAAGCCAATGAAAAAAAGCTTTTTAACGTTTCTTATTTTAATGCTGTCGTTGGCTATTACTATGCCTTCATTTGCAGCAAAACTTTCTGATGAGGATGTTGCAAAAAAGAAAGAAGGCTGGTATCCAACGGGTTTACCATTACTTAACTATGACAGTGACAATGGTTTTGGATATGGGGTGCGGGCTTATTTGTACAATAATGGCTCAAGGGATGAAGAGTATTTTGCCTATGCTCCCTATAAAATGCAGCTGTATGCACAGTTTTATCAAACAACTAATGGTTATCAGTATCATGAAGTGAACTTAGATATGCCCTATATCATGGGGACAAAATTCAGAATTATAACATCTGTTGCGTATGATAAAAAGATCAACGCAAACTTCTTTGGAATTGGTGCTGATGCTGCAAAAGAAAAATTAACACTTTATGATGGAGCAACGTATCATCAATTTGATACATACAAAGATTATTTAGACTATGCTGATGATAATGAACAATTTAAAAAATATTACAATTATCAGTACACAAAACCAAGTTACTTTTTAAACATCTATCGTGACCTGACACAAAATTTAAAAATGCTGGTTGGCTTTGAAGTTAAGAAAGTTACTATTGATACATGGGATGGCGAAAAGTTTGATGGCGATGCACAGGGACCAACATTATTAGAACAGTGGAAACCTGAAGGGTATAAAGGTGGTTGGTCAAACTTTGCCCGTATTGGTGTATATTATGACACCCGTGATTATGAACCAGATCCCAAGTCAGGCTATTTTATTGACTATGCATTTGAAGTTTCCAGAGGCTGGTTAGGTTCTGATTATGATTTTATACGAAATACTGTTCAGTTACAGTATTATATCCCACTTCTATCAAGCTTAACATTGGCTTTGCGTGCAGGTTACACTGATACTAACATGGATGCTCCATTCTTTGAAATGGGCTATTTTGGATTTTCACTGAACCGAAGAACTGGTAACGGCAGTAACCGTACAATCCACGGCTATAAAGAACAGCGCTTTGTTGCACCAACTATGACAGTTGCTAATACTGAATTGCGCTGGAAGTTTGCTGAAGCAAATCCATGGAATCAGAATTTCCAGTTTAAATTGACTGCATTCTATGATGTAGGAAATGTTTATGACAAAGCTGGCGATCCTTTCAGTGAACCACGCTGGGGTGATTACCATCAGGGTTATGGTGGTGGTTTAGTCATAGCATGGAATATGGCAACTATTATACACTTCTACTATGGTGTGAGTGAAGAAGATACTTCAATATCAGTAAACTTTAACCATACGTTCTAATGATAAACGTAGGGGCGGATAAAAAATTCGCCCCTACGTTTATAATATTTACACCTACTTGATTTTCCGCCAATTTTTATCCTTTAAATCTAAACCTAATTGTCCACCAGGATTCATAATATTATTAGGATCAAAATGCCTTTTGATAGCACGCAAAACAGCCATTTGCTCTTTACCAATATGTTCTTCCATCCAGGGAGCAAGCATTCGCCCTACTCCATGATGATGGCTCAACGAACCACCACTCTTTGCAATGGTATCAATAATGCCATCCTGAAAAGTAATGTATTCATTGATATCGTCTGTTTTCATGATATAGATGAAATATAGATTGGTTCCCTGTGGATAAAAATGTGATGCATGCGTCATGCATACAGTCTGGGGTCTATTTTTTATGAACTGTCGCACTGCTTTATGAACATGATGGAGATTATCCCATTTAACACTTGTTTCAAGTGTATCAATAAGGATTCCATAATCATTCAAATCTTCCCGCAGGTAAGGATCCTTATAACGGCCGGGTTCCCACATGCGTGTTGGCAAACCGGTAATATACATACCACCATGTTTTTTACAGATCTTCTTTACCTGCTTTTTAATGTTCTTTGTGAAATTCTTTTCGCCTTCAGCTGAACCTATAAAGAGGCATCGCTGCATGGGTTTGTAACCCCGCAATTGCATAAATTTATCTAACATTGTGCCATCAATGCCGTATAGTTTTAAGCCAATATGCGTTTCTTCCTCATCAGAAATTCTGAATACTGCAGGCATGCCAAATTCACCCTGTGAAATTTCGCGAGAAGCATTTATAGCGTCTTGAAATGTTTTAAATATAAATCCAAACCTCTTGCGATTATCAGGCATGTATCTGAATATTTTCCAGGTTACTTCAACAAGCACACCAAAAGTTCCTTCACATCCTTTCATAATATCATTTACTTTGGGACCTGTTGCAGTTGCTGCATAATCTTTAGTTGTAAACGTTCCAACAGGAGTAACCCACTTCATGCTAATTACAAGGTCATATGCATCACCATAGTAACTTGAGGACTGTCCTGATCCAAGAGTAACAATCCAGCCACCAATTGAAGAATATTCAAATGATTGTGGAAAATGACCGCAGGTATAATTATATTTTGTGCCAAATAGTTTTTGTGCATTATTTAAAGCTTCTTCAAGCGCAGGACCCAGTATACCAGCCTGAACTGTTACCGTTTGATTTGTTTCATTGACATTTAGAATTTTATTCATATGAGTGGATAGCACCAATGTTACGCCACCCTTAGCAGGCCGTAATCCAAAATTAACTGATGAACCACCACCATATACATAGATAGGAATTTTATTCTTATTGCAATATGCTACAATCTTTTGAACATCTTCCACATTTCTGGGATGTACAACACAGTCAGCTACCCGTTCAATAATTCCTTTTCTAAGCTTCAATGCTTCTTCAAGGGTTTTGCCGGTTGAAAATTTTAATCTGTCATATTCTTTAGTACTTATATTGTCATAACCAACAATTCCTGCTAATGCTTTAATCTGGTTTTGAGTTAATTTTACAGGTTTTTTGTATTGAACCTGCTGGCGCCCTTCATTTCTTTTGTTCTGGAAATAACTATCATCAAGTTGAAATATTTGTTTTAATTCCTGATATAACTTTGGATTTGGATGTTTAAATGTTTCAGGATCGCCCCATTTAAAAATTGAACGATATGAAAATGGTTCAGGTGCTTTTTCAGTCCAATCAGGGACAAATTTTTTTGCCATAATTATTCTCCTTGTTAAAGTGGTTCAGTGGTTCAACCTCTTAATACAATCTTATCCAAAAACCCATGTAGTTCAAGAAAATTTTTACATACATATTAAAAAAATCTTCTTGCAAAAAATCTATAGTATAAACGTATTACAAAAATGAGTTTAGTAATATTTTTTTATTTAAATAACTTTTTAAACATTGTAACAAAAAACACTCATGGTATTATCATATTAGACGTTAAAAAAATTTCAGCGGTATTGTAAATGTTTTTGATAGCAGTAAAATTTTGCCATTTATCGTAAATTATAAGGAAACTTATAAAAATGTTTTTTCGGATATTCCCTCGTGGACACAATTTTCAGGATAAAACTGCTTTATTTTTATTATATCCGTAATGATGAAATCGGTTTTTAGAGGTGCCCATAAATTGATGCTTATAATGAAATTCATACATGATGATTAAAACGCAAAAAAAATATTAAAAATTAAAAAATCATAAAAAATGAATGAAGAATTACATATCACGCAGATAATTATATCAGCAATAACTGCAGCATGTGCAGTTGTACTACCGGTATTGTTTCATTTACTTGGGTTAGGCTCAATATTTTTACCAATGTTTATACCGCTGTCAATAGGAGCTTATTTTCTTACACCTGTATATGCTCTTTTAACAGGAACTATCGCCCCCATTACTTCAACTATATTGACCGGAATGCCACCACTTTATCCGCCAGTTGCTATAATCATGATGATTGAATTGGCATTGTTTTGTTTTATTATTTCTTTATTAAAACAAAAATTTTATCTTAACAGTTATTTTATTATTATAATTGCAATTATTTTTGACAGAATAATTTTGTATGTATTATATTCAATTATACTTCCTTTTTTTAAAATATCATTTGCAATGTTCAGTCTATATGATTTATTCAAAAGTTTTTCAGGAATAATATTGCTTATTATAATAACACCCATAGCAGTTAATGGAATTAATGTAATAATACAAAAAAATACAGGGCGATAGATATGGTTAATAAAAACTATGATGATAAAATACAGTACTTCAATACCTTGAGTAAAAACTGGGATGAGGTAGTTGGCAATGATGAAAATCGTATTCTAAAAATTAAAAATATCTTTGGGATGATAGATATTAAATCCGGTGCATGTGTAATGGATGTTGGTTGTGGTACGGGAGTGCTTTTCCCCATAATTGAGGATTATATTGGCTCACAGGGAACGTTAATTGCTGTGGATACCTCGGATAAAATGATTGAAGAAGCAAAAGAGCGATATAAGCATTTTACAAATATACACTATATAATTGCACCCCTTGAAGAAATAACAGTACCTGATAAAAGTATTGATGTTGTTCTGTGTTTTGCAGTTTTTCCCCACATTGAAGATAAGCTTAACGCATTGAAAAAATGTCATGATTGTTTAAAAAATAATGGGTCCCTGTATATATTTCACCTGTCTGATACAAAGACACTCAATGAATTCCACCATAATCTTAAAGCGCCGGTGAGCAGGGATTATATGCCGTATCGTGAAGAGCTTGATACAATGTTACAAGATGCCGGTTTTGTCATGAAGAAATATATTGACCAACCTGAATTAAATTTCATTCACGCTGTAGCAGAATAATGAAAATTTTTGAATGGATAAAAATAATAATTACTATCAGTGTCATTTTACTGTGTTCAGTTATTTCTACAATATCTGTTTTATGGATAGTATCATGTCTTGTTATTTGTATGGTATATTTTATGTACATTCCAAAGCAACAGCACTATACCTTGTTTATGATCATACCACTGGTCATTACCATTACATTAATGCAATTTTTAACAGGTTTAATGAAAGCACAACTGGATATTATAATAATTGGTGTCACAGCTTTTAAGATTGTATGTATCACAATAATTATTATTGGATCTCGCTTTTTTATTGGTTCAGATGGATTTAAAGCATTTATAAATATACTTCCTCATGCATTGAAATTATTTTTCCTTATTTTTACACGAATACTCTATACGTTATTAAAATTAAATAGAATGATTGTATTTCAGATTCAGTCACGGATAGATTTAAAAACCAAAGATAAGTTTCACATTCCCAAATATTATTCCGTTGCATTTCTTTCAAATCAGTTTTATGCACTTTCTTATTATAGGGATGGGATTCTCTCAAGAACCATTAGCACCATACCAGATTTAATCATCCACATTAAACATTCTATGGATGAGTACATATCAAGTACTGTAATTATTTTAATATTAATCCTGAATTGCTTACATCAAGGACTATAAGTGAAATGAATATAATCAACGCAAATAATATTGGATATCAGTATCCAGATGGGACTGTAGCACTGAATAATGTATCGTTAACCATTTCAGATAACCAAAAAGTTGCCATTATTGGCCATAATGGTTCTGGTAAGTCAACATTACTTTTATTGTTAGCCGCATTACTATTGCCAACAAGCGGTAGTATAACCATTCTTGATATGCAATTGACTGCCAAAAACAAATCTCAGGTCAGAAAATCTATTGGAATATTATTTTCACAGGTTGAATATCAATTCATCATGCCCGACCTGTTAAATGATGTATTATTGAGTATACATGAAGGCTCACATGAAGAAAAAAAATTACAGGCAATACAGTGGTTAAAAAAAGTAAACATGGATGATATGCTCAATCACAGTCCTCTGGCACTTTCAAGTGGGCAGATGAAACGAGCAGCCCTGGCAAGTGTTTTAGCAAAGAATCCAAAAATTCTATTGCTTGATGAACCCTTAGCAAATTTGGATAAGCCATCGGCAGATGCTGTAATACATATTTTATCAGATCTTAACATGCCAATGATTTTTGCCACACATTCAGCGTATGCAGTACAACATTTAGCTGACAGACTTATTGTTCTGGAAAATGGCACTATTGCATATGATGGTGTATGTAATGGCAGGATTATAGCAAAATATCAAAAAACAATATTGCTATAATTCATTGATGATAATGTTAATTATGCCTTCAGCCACTTCTTTTTTTGTCATTTTATGAAGGTTGATGATTTTGCCATTTGCAAGCATTACAGTAACTTCATTAAAGTCGCTACCAAATCCCGTATCACTTCTGCTAACATCATTTATACAAATCATTGCCAGTTCTTTTTCAACAAGCTTAGTTTTGCCATACGCAATCACATCAGTAGTTTCAGCAGCAAATCCAATCAGGACAATAGTATTAAGTTCTTGTTGTTTTTTTATACTGGCAATTGTTTTTAATATATCTGGATTGCGTTGTAATTCTATTGTCAGGTTTTCATTAGTTTTTT
This window encodes:
- a CDS encoding class I SAM-dependent methyltransferase translates to MDTTTQSWNKHYTRDTSVLLYPDEQLVRMLAKYAGNRKKALDVGCGTGRHIKLLHEYGCDFVVGIDISFNALAHCKKILQGNFVQANTQKLPFGDSSFDIVVAWGSLHYTTKDRLPEMLHEIKRILYPAGVFFGTLRSINDTYIIRGRHLGDNTWETTLPDINGAVVSLFSFDEVKTYLQIFNECHIGLMERTVIDDLDKTLSHWYFYATV
- a CDS encoding class I SAM-dependent methyltransferase: MKPTFQFDHELETCPLCKSKKIFFLYAIVHTIPPFTVYQCNACNFIFMNPQLAKESELALYDEGYYTGEADYTYYDERNTEHYARYVWNARLKTIRKYVKSGNLLDVGCSFGGFLQVASQYFRVYGIEPSLYAGKYAQQRFGNDIIHVGTLFDHPFKQNSFSVITLIEVLEHIRNPHEALTECYRLCTDNGLLVIQTANMDGLQAKLQKQKYGYFLPGHFSYFTKQNLAETLTRIGFRKVMVFQPVDFGLLPKLLKSRMNFKTITDYKSWLRIAIYHYISKIHLGNFALTSSMVVYAFK
- a CDS encoding DUF5982 domain-containing protein, with protein sequence MKKSFLTFLILMLSLAITMPSFAAKLSDEDVAKKKEGWYPTGLPLLNYDSDNGFGYGVRAYLYNNGSRDEEYFAYAPYKMQLYAQFYQTTNGYQYHEVNLDMPYIMGTKFRIITSVAYDKKINANFFGIGADAAKEKLTLYDGATYHQFDTYKDYLDYADDNEQFKKYYNYQYTKPSYFLNIYRDLTQNLKMLVGFEVKKVTIDTWDGEKFDGDAQGPTLLEQWKPEGYKGGWSNFARIGVYYDTRDYEPDPKSGYFIDYAFEVSRGWLGSDYDFIRNTVQLQYYIPLLSSLTLALRAGYTDTNMDAPFFEMGYFGFSLNRRTGNGSNRTIHGYKEQRFVAPTMTVANTELRWKFAEANPWNQNFQFKLTAFYDVGNVYDKAGDPFSEPRWGDYHQGYGGGLVIAWNMATIIHFYYGVSEEDTSISVNFNHTF
- a CDS encoding FAD-binding oxidoreductase, with amino-acid sequence MAKKFVPDWTEKAPEPFSYRSIFKWGDPETFKHPNPKLYQELKQIFQLDDSYFQNKRNEGRQQVQYKKPVKLTQNQIKALAGIVGYDNISTKEYDRLKFSTGKTLEEALKLRKGIIERVADCVVHPRNVEDVQKIVAYCNKNKIPIYVYGGGSSVNFGLRPAKGGVTLVLSTHMNKILNVNETNQTVTVQAGILGPALEEALNNAQKLFGTKYNYTCGHFPQSFEYSSIGGWIVTLGSGQSSSYYGDAYDLVISMKWVTPVGTFTTKDYAATATGPKVNDIMKGCEGTFGVLVEVTWKIFRYMPDNRKRFGFIFKTFQDAINASREISQGEFGMPAVFRISDEEETHIGLKLYGIDGTMLDKFMQLRGYKPMQRCLFIGSAEGEKNFTKNIKKQVKKICKKHGGMYITGLPTRMWEPGRYKDPYLREDLNDYGILIDTLETSVKWDNLHHVHKAVRQFIKNRPQTVCMTHASHFYPQGTNLYFIYIMKTDDINEYITFQDGIIDTIAKSGGSLSHHHGVGRMLAPWMEEHIGKEQMAVLRAIKRHFDPNNIMNPGGQLGLDLKDKNWRKIK
- a CDS encoding methyltransferase domain-containing protein, which encodes MVNKNYDDKIQYFNTLSKNWDEVVGNDENRILKIKNIFGMIDIKSGACVMDVGCGTGVLFPIIEDYIGSQGTLIAVDTSDKMIEEAKERYKHFTNIHYIIAPLEEITVPDKSIDVVLCFAVFPHIEDKLNALKKCHDCLKNNGSLYIFHLSDTKTLNEFHHNLKAPVSRDYMPYREELDTMLQDAGFVMKKYIDQPELNFIHAVAE
- a CDS encoding ABC transporter ATP-binding protein is translated as MNIINANNIGYQYPDGTVALNNVSLTISDNQKVAIIGHNGSGKSTLLLLLAALLLPTSGSITILDMQLTAKNKSQVRKSIGILFSQVEYQFIMPDLLNDVLLSIHEGSHEEKKLQAIQWLKKVNMDDMLNHSPLALSSGQMKRAALASVLAKNPKILLLDEPLANLDKPSADAVIHILSDLNMPMIFATHSAYAVQHLADRLIVLENGTIAYDGVCNGRIIAKYQKTILL
- a CDS encoding phosphopantothenoylcysteine decarboxylase, whose amino-acid sequence is MQLNDKKVIVTGGPTREWIDPVRYISNASSGKMGIAIADAAYKQSKELVFIHGPIDESLISGKPYRCKGVESTVDMLEAIKQELSPNMVLIMAAAPADYKPVTKSPIKIKKTNENLTIELQRNPDILKTIASIKKQQELNTIVLIGFAAETTDVIAYGKTKLVEKELAMICINDVSRSDTGFGSDFNEVTVMLANGKIINLHKMTKKEVAEGIINIIINEL